Proteins encoded within one genomic window of Cytophagales bacterium:
- a CDS encoding TIR domain-containing protein, translating to MKVFLGGTVADSTWRQELMPLLTIDYFNPVVDDWNEEAYQRELYEREHCEYNLYVITPKLIGYYSIAEIMDDAMKKSDRTIYCFFNEDGNSEFSPAQIISLEELGRKVSSYGSVWARSLQEIADFLNYAGGYGKDDKTNEQIKLESDYFAGYKTINQATEQWLKGNEDDNRLWSGTKLSQGLITWKKLQIKPADHLPDLTTDMQRFIDGGIALGESSRKVNLFISYSRDPSTPLARGMYEHLKEKYDVWYDKVSIPHGEDFKISIEKGIRNCDNFLYIISTRAVLSPYCQAELDTAKEYGKRIIPIQQEMDVENDLIDADIRDINRIFPEETGKDQWNYAALEEQIQKVASLEQELVSTHTNFLRRGVTWKMEDFNTKVLMYNEDIQQYEKWSHELQEARILTNPITPIHQSYYSESFAFSELGYREFWIAGEDLAVEKIVKDGFSVGSDPRNGSPDGLFKAMNFLFILNDDSSTHNVYKEQLQHARDQGTPIFIVNMGLAEKDEAFEILPDVKWIDGSDGLDDNEIELLKSEVAVTIGNEFRYYKSPGYLSMSARHWSTRNKQNSDLMRGSMLSYFLYYQQTYPLKLSDTTKEYLEASKAVTDHTPYDVFICRQKCKMNFSMWLGIQMLNQKLTSWNQHDYLTGDVTELRDEIQAGIKNSLNFVLILSQDQGDIREDEWIMFQLEEAKRLEKRIFIVKNDLGMELGDFDQYQTVDFTANPQQASFELINMLTTDQAFMKFFNEIFPTALQWSEREDKSARDLLLSGFPLDNAENQLEGHEQDVPETFQKFIKASRHESNLRAKRKRYTRIAIVLLAIFSFLGAIGALILWQQAEQAQLAAVKAQLVAVENEKKATTEADRANKEARRANNEARRANDEATRANSEADRAKLAEADALQKKVEADAAKLVAIDNEKKANNLKTIARRENRLSTSLIYAYQTRNTESSLIDEEFPRKVIQSYYFHQNDGGDTKNDPDIFTALFRVATSNRYEPEVNIVKKFGNNDLPYRPFAIHYAPQTTHYYTLKKHKHHTMLDIRTREDELVNQYEFVNTDFEGGVVSPDGKYYWAFGRNGLHRLSLADGILERVGRSTEAVKKVAIASIPRKENGVQLLNEYIVAVSTVDKITLYKNVQDKTTQLPHPIKRTEDYVFAEAMDIEGSSGGYMLSYGKGDSVITVRGRKLNPPDMARPWIKRLDKSDTDQVSAIDMAGFKIAIGTRSGKVAVGEIGPISRDKTFAVTQKSKSRIKKIVLGNVYFAAITFGNQLEKTKLILNTIYSEINASDGSGMAHVERDNEDIISDIALTGSNLFYVENNNYVKFHTLQATQMVEQICNLLQDCDQEFEIFKTWYQEETMVQNELKFCNCNEEETE from the coding sequence ATGAAAGTTTTCTTAGGCGGAACAGTAGCGGATTCAACCTGGAGACAGGAACTCATGCCTCTGCTCACCATCGACTATTTCAATCCGGTGGTAGACGACTGGAATGAGGAAGCGTATCAACGAGAGTTGTATGAACGTGAACATTGCGAATACAACCTCTATGTGATCACTCCCAAGCTAATCGGCTACTACTCCATCGCCGAGATCATGGATGATGCCATGAAAAAATCAGATCGAACGATCTATTGTTTTTTCAACGAAGATGGCAATTCAGAGTTCTCTCCTGCACAGATCATTTCTCTGGAAGAATTGGGCCGAAAAGTCAGTTCCTATGGATCGGTATGGGCCAGATCACTTCAGGAAATAGCAGACTTTCTGAACTATGCCGGGGGATACGGGAAGGACGATAAAACCAATGAGCAGATCAAATTAGAATCAGATTACTTTGCCGGATACAAAACCATCAATCAGGCGACCGAACAATGGTTAAAGGGCAATGAAGACGATAATCGACTCTGGTCAGGCACCAAACTGAGTCAGGGACTCATCACCTGGAAAAAATTACAAATCAAGCCAGCGGATCATCTGCCGGATCTCACCACTGACATGCAGCGATTCATCGATGGTGGCATTGCATTAGGTGAATCCAGCCGGAAGGTAAATTTATTCATTTCCTACTCAAGAGATCCAAGTACTCCCCTTGCCCGTGGCATGTACGAGCATTTGAAGGAGAAGTACGACGTATGGTATGACAAAGTCAGCATCCCTCACGGCGAAGATTTTAAGATTTCCATAGAAAAGGGCATCCGAAATTGCGACAACTTCCTGTACATCATCAGTACTAGAGCGGTCTTGTCTCCCTATTGCCAGGCTGAACTGGACACAGCTAAGGAATATGGCAAGAGGATCATCCCTATTCAACAGGAAATGGATGTTGAAAATGATCTTATCGATGCAGACATTCGGGACATCAACCGCATTTTCCCAGAAGAAACTGGCAAAGATCAATGGAACTATGCGGCTCTTGAGGAACAGATCCAAAAAGTAGCCAGTTTGGAGCAGGAATTGGTCAGTACACACACCAATTTCCTTCGTAGGGGTGTCACCTGGAAAATGGAAGACTTCAATACCAAGGTATTGATGTACAACGAGGACATCCAGCAATATGAGAAATGGTCTCATGAATTGCAGGAAGCCAGGATCTTAACCAATCCCATCACTCCAATCCACCAATCTTATTACAGCGAATCATTTGCCTTTAGCGAGCTGGGATACCGGGAATTTTGGATTGCTGGTGAAGATCTTGCTGTAGAAAAAATTGTCAAAGACGGCTTCTCTGTCGGTTCCGATCCAAGAAATGGTTCTCCGGATGGGCTTTTCAAAGCCATGAACTTTTTGTTCATCCTAAATGATGACAGTAGTACACACAATGTCTATAAAGAACAACTTCAGCATGCACGAGATCAGGGAACACCCATCTTCATCGTCAACATGGGTCTTGCGGAAAAAGACGAAGCCTTTGAGATACTTCCCGACGTAAAATGGATTGATGGTTCTGACGGACTAGATGATAATGAAATAGAACTCTTAAAGTCTGAAGTAGCTGTAACTATCGGAAATGAATTCAGATACTACAAGAGTCCGGGTTACCTCTCAATGAGTGCGCGTCACTGGTCAACAAGAAACAAACAGAACTCCGACCTGATGCGGGGAAGCATGTTGTCCTATTTCCTTTATTATCAGCAAACATATCCGCTCAAATTATCGGACACAACTAAGGAGTACCTTGAAGCTTCCAAAGCGGTCACTGATCATACACCGTACGATGTATTCATCTGTCGGCAAAAGTGCAAGATGAATTTTTCGATGTGGCTGGGCATCCAGATGTTGAATCAAAAACTCACCTCCTGGAACCAGCATGATTACCTCACTGGGGACGTCACTGAATTGCGAGATGAGATCCAGGCAGGTATTAAGAACTCTCTCAACTTCGTATTGATCCTCTCCCAAGACCAGGGAGATATCCGTGAAGACGAATGGATCATGTTCCAATTGGAAGAGGCCAAGCGCCTGGAAAAGCGGATTTTCATTGTGAAAAATGACCTGGGTATGGAGCTCGGGGACTTTGATCAATACCAAACGGTCGATTTTACGGCCAATCCGCAGCAAGCTTCCTTTGAGCTGATCAACATGCTCACCACAGATCAGGCTTTCATGAAATTCTTCAATGAGATCTTTCCTACTGCCCTGCAGTGGAGTGAGCGTGAAGATAAATCGGCCAGAGATCTGCTACTCAGTGGATTTCCCTTGGACAATGCCGAGAACCAGTTAGAAGGACATGAACAGGATGTTCCCGAGACTTTTCAGAAGTTCATCAAGGCCAGTCGTCATGAAAGCAATTTAAGAGCAAAAAGAAAGCGCTACACACGAATTGCCATTGTCCTTTTGGCCATATTCTCCTTCCTTGGCGCGATTGGAGCATTGATCCTTTGGCAACAAGCCGAGCAAGCACAATTAGCGGCCGTAAAAGCACAATTGGTAGCAGTTGAAAATGAAAAAAAGGCAACCACAGAAGCAGATCGAGCCAACAAAGAAGCGCGTAGGGCTAATAATGAAGCCCGAAGAGCCAATGATGAAGCCACCCGTGCCAATAGCGAAGCAGATCGAGCCAAATTGGCAGAAGCAGACGCTTTACAAAAGAAAGTAGAAGCAGACGCTGCTAAACTAGTGGCCATTGATAATGAGAAAAAGGCCAATAACCTCAAAACCATCGCCCGTCGCGAAAACAGGTTATCAACCTCTCTGATCTATGCTTACCAGACCCGAAATACTGAGAGTTCTTTGATCGATGAGGAATTCCCCAGGAAAGTAATTCAATCTTATTATTTCCATCAAAATGATGGTGGGGACACCAAGAATGACCCAGACATTTTCACGGCACTTTTCCGGGTGGCTACTTCAAATCGCTATGAACCGGAGGTGAATATTGTTAAGAAATTCGGCAATAATGATCTCCCCTATCGGCCATTTGCGATTCACTATGCGCCACAAACGACTCATTACTACACGCTGAAGAAGCACAAACATCATACAATGCTGGATATTCGAACACGTGAGGACGAACTCGTGAATCAATATGAGTTTGTGAATACAGACTTTGAAGGTGGCGTTGTTTCCCCGGATGGCAAATATTACTGGGCATTCGGCAGAAATGGACTGCATCGATTAAGCCTGGCTGATGGAATACTGGAACGTGTGGGTCGATCTACGGAAGCGGTAAAAAAAGTAGCCATCGCGAGCATTCCAAGAAAAGAAAATGGTGTCCAGTTGTTAAACGAATACATCGTTGCTGTTTCTACAGTTGATAAGATCACATTGTACAAAAACGTGCAAGACAAGACGACCCAATTACCCCATCCGATCAAGCGAACCGAAGATTATGTTTTCGCAGAAGCAATGGACATAGAAGGTTCATCCGGTGGTTACATGCTTTCGTACGGAAAAGGTGATAGTGTCATTACTGTCAGAGGCAGAAAACTAAATCCTCCGGATATGGCACGACCATGGATCAAAAGGCTTGACAAATCAGATACAGACCAGGTTTCCGCAATAGATATGGCCGGATTCAAAATTGCGATCGGGACACGAAGTGGCAAAGTAGCAGTTGGAGAGATTGGTCCGATCAGTCGGGATAAAACATTTGCTGTTACTCAAAAATCTAAAAGCAGGATCAAAAAGATCGTGCTGGGTAATGTCTATTTCGCGGCGATCACTTTTGGAAATCAATTGGAGAAAACGAAGCTGATCCTTAATACAATCTATAGTGAAATCAACGCCTCCGATGGATCTGGCATGGCACACGTCGAACGCGATAATGAAGATATCATCAGTGATATCGCACTGACAGGTAGCAATTTGTTCTACGTTGAGAACAATAATTACGTGAAATTTCACACGCTCCAGGCCACTCAGATGGTGGAGCAGATCTGCAACCTACTTCAGGATTGTGATCAGGAATTTGAAATTTTTAAAACCTGGTACCAGGAAGAAACCATGGTCCAAAATGAATTAAAATTCTGTAACTGTAACGAGGAAGAAACTGAATGA
- a CDS encoding TonB-dependent receptor plug domain-containing protein: MKKLASIICFLVLCTFAQAQEKFIYGYILEQKDASIIPEGATLSLRDSTGITEPIQKKSNKFNGYFELLVEERFETLIISKDGYETKEVNLIELKGLIPQDSLSLIRNLQLDLRAYPSAQSNSFISTGLEVKRKIDFADGTAETTTLFGEDDAIQAIVLTQSESQSDSLLITSEVYEDESISIAEYFNELPASDRINFILADTLKAVEKLFFQQGISTAGKRNQSIGQIPASVVIVSKEEIAAQGYQSVPEILENVTGLYLFRDYSWSGGDPIVGMRGFFSQGFNNDIIILVNGVNMYEEYWGFYPFSRFPIGVEAIDRIEIVRGPMSVLYGSGAFFGAINIITNAPLDKEVTDEEILPKHLALSYGSRDTRRLSGGLKYKKDRVSFAFNTNITLSDGLNQPFSRFLHDTTNVSVANAISNNPALRSTTEAMLPVEQRYVSASLNLQDKAGLTQYSVDLTASSENRGVFESTAASSNTFCQCPIPQANPNAPGILNRSSSAYGGIRVTHSPRDNNLNLNLNLFFHEFSTEIDYTAGGNRFGLSSFLSKAFELEGSASKSWDRLSGIVGVNARTAVDLFTAFDFPNDTLGGGNDFIRLDGNSELNLFSAFGEFEYEVVKNKVFVTAGGRLEQLSDFDFLSDAAINTTDTIPDNLVFPPNSSSITGIKPVFIPRAAVVLNINPTNFLKFLFGEARKRPSFGNFTDNNALSFPLIRTLELNFIRESKINPDSKIRSSLNASFYRNEIENLISRISSTRNGQSVFGSSNARNVTTYGAEIGFLLQEPSKWSIEVSGSYNQSDEIQELTETLSVEDSTASFSPVLLAYLKGSYYWSLKPFDLQLGLNSRYISSSRSEFTLDEGVPRRLGQTVPSYVVTNMNIRFSPSSLKEDHQRNKFRNLYIALNITNMFDVDIQYPTTGNNESWAIQGSPGFGRRFFLTLGIDI; the protein is encoded by the coding sequence ATGAAGAAGTTAGCCAGCATCATATGTTTCCTCGTCTTGTGCACATTCGCACAGGCACAGGAAAAATTTATTTACGGATATATACTTGAACAAAAAGATGCAAGTATTATCCCGGAAGGGGCAACCCTGTCCTTGAGAGATAGTACCGGGATCACAGAACCGATCCAAAAGAAGAGCAATAAATTCAATGGGTACTTTGAATTGTTGGTTGAGGAGCGATTTGAAACGCTGATCATCTCCAAGGATGGTTATGAGACCAAAGAAGTCAATTTGATAGAGCTCAAAGGGCTAATCCCTCAGGATTCACTGAGTCTCATCCGCAATTTACAACTGGACCTGAGGGCTTACCCCAGTGCACAAAGCAACAGCTTCATCTCTACAGGACTTGAGGTGAAGAGAAAGATAGACTTTGCCGATGGCACTGCAGAAACCACTACCCTATTCGGGGAAGATGATGCCATTCAGGCCATTGTACTTACACAATCCGAAAGTCAATCGGATTCGTTGCTAATTACCTCGGAAGTTTACGAAGATGAATCCATTTCCATTGCCGAGTATTTCAATGAGCTACCTGCCTCGGACCGGATCAACTTTATTCTGGCGGATACCCTGAAAGCAGTTGAAAAACTATTTTTCCAGCAAGGGATCTCAACTGCTGGAAAGCGGAACCAAAGCATTGGGCAGATTCCCGCCAGTGTGGTGATCGTAAGCAAAGAAGAGATTGCAGCACAAGGCTATCAATCTGTGCCTGAGATCCTTGAAAATGTGACCGGACTTTATCTTTTTCGTGATTATTCCTGGTCAGGAGGCGACCCTATCGTGGGCATGCGAGGATTCTTCTCACAAGGCTTCAACAATGATATCATTATCCTTGTGAATGGCGTGAACATGTATGAAGAATACTGGGGCTTCTATCCGTTTTCACGGTTTCCGATAGGTGTAGAAGCCATCGACAGGATCGAAATTGTAAGAGGACCAATGTCTGTGCTCTATGGTAGTGGTGCCTTCTTCGGAGCCATTAACATCATCACCAATGCTCCTTTGGACAAGGAAGTAACGGACGAAGAGATTTTACCAAAACACCTGGCTTTGTCCTACGGAAGCAGGGACACAAGAAGGCTGAGTGGTGGATTGAAATACAAGAAAGACCGGGTGAGTTTTGCTTTCAACACCAACATTACGCTTTCCGATGGATTAAACCAGCCATTCAGCAGGTTTTTACACGATACTACCAACGTAAGCGTAGCAAATGCCATTAGTAATAATCCTGCTTTAAGATCAACAACCGAAGCGATGCTTCCTGTAGAGCAACGCTACGTTAGTGCCTCCCTCAACTTGCAGGATAAGGCCGGTTTAACGCAATACAGTGTGGACCTGACAGCCTCATCAGAAAACCGTGGCGTATTTGAATCAACGGCGGCTTCTTCTAATACCTTTTGTCAATGTCCTATTCCACAAGCCAATCCTAACGCGCCGGGCATTTTAAACAGAAGTTCAAGTGCGTATGGAGGTATCCGGGTTACACATTCCCCTCGGGACAATAACCTGAACCTGAACCTTAACTTGTTCTTTCATGAATTCAGCACAGAAATAGACTATACGGCCGGCGGCAATCGATTTGGCTTGTCTTCATTTCTTTCCAAGGCTTTCGAATTGGAAGGAAGTGCATCAAAATCCTGGGACCGGCTAAGTGGTATTGTTGGGGTGAACGCCAGAACTGCTGTTGACTTATTCACTGCTTTTGACTTTCCAAACGACACATTGGGAGGTGGAAATGACTTTATTCGGCTGGATGGTAATTCTGAACTGAACCTTTTTTCAGCTTTTGGTGAATTCGAATATGAAGTGGTCAAGAATAAAGTATTCGTGACAGCTGGCGGCCGGCTAGAGCAACTCAGTGATTTTGATTTTCTCTCTGATGCCGCGATCAATACAACAGATACTATTCCTGATAATCTGGTCTTTCCTCCAAACTCCAGTAGTATCACCGGAATTAAACCTGTATTCATTCCAAGGGCTGCAGTGGTCCTGAACATCAATCCCACTAACTTCTTGAAGTTCCTGTTTGGTGAGGCGCGGAAAAGGCCTTCCTTTGGAAATTTCACGGACAATAATGCGCTATCATTTCCCTTGATCCGAACACTGGAGTTGAACTTTATTCGGGAAAGTAAGATCAACCCCGATAGCAAAATAAGATCAAGTTTAAACGCGAGTTTCTATAGAAATGAGATCGAAAATCTGATCAGCAGGATCTCTTCAACGAGAAATGGGCAATCCGTATTTGGTAGTAGCAATGCTCGTAATGTAACAACTTACGGTGCCGAGATCGGCTTCTTACTTCAAGAACCGAGCAAGTGGAGCATTGAGGTCAGTGGTTCGTACAACCAATCCGACGAAATACAAGAGCTTACCGAAACCCTGTCTGTCGAAGATAGTACCGCTTCCTTTTCCCCGGTATTACTGGCTTATCTCAAAGGCTCCTATTACTGGTCTTTAAAGCCTTTTGATTTGCAATTAGGACTTAATTCACGGTACATATCTTCTTCCAGATCAGAGTTCACCCTGGACGAGGGTGTTCCAAGAAGATTGGGTCAAACAGTCCCTAGTTATGTGGTGACCAACATGAATATAAGATTCAGCCCTTCTTCCTTGAAAGAAGATCATCAGAGAAACAAATTTCGTAACCTGTATATTGCATTGAACATCACCAATATGTTTGATGTCGACATACAATACCCCACAACTGGTAACAATGAATCCTGGGCCATTCAGGGCTCCCCCGGCTTTGGTCGGCGATTCTTCCTTACCCTGGGCATAGACATATAA
- a CDS encoding amino acid adenylation domain-containing protein: MTTSTPTLLGLLNQRADNAAVFYKEQHISHGEVDILTQNIALHLINSGIQKGDRVAICVDPGPDLPLAILGILKAGAVFVPLDTNIPKDRMKYMIQDSEAKYCIWNGATEGIHLSIDELKQRIQPGGLPSVEANDAAYVIYTSGTTGKPKGVIVSHGAILAYLKYAWDTYIKQEGNEVIALITSPSVDMTLTSLLLPFITGNTLAIYNSGSNLQNLVAALKDERVTFLKCTPTHLSMISEENASHRNITTFVVGGEALTRTEAIRISNLFQKADIFNEYGPTEATVGCVVQQYDGLASSAYVPIGQPVPSASILLLDSNQQPVQAGEKGELYIGGDCLAMGYLNNPKATAARFVEIEGDRYYRSGDVVQYQQGTLQYLGREDDQVKIRGYRVEPAEISEVILSYPGIENANVSKEGHQLHAYLKTKDVELEELMAFLSKKLPSWMVPTQYFLSDHWMVKANGKLDLEQMRSNAKKLTSTDQPSLEDTENITDLIKRLIIANSRIKRLTKGTNLFHAGMESIQLVNLVVDLEEQFNCRISMGPVVCSPTLETLVRSVQTARDQPVFSKFNEGIDATAVYCFPAAIGGPMAFRELIKGDQDHLYRTLEDPGKFMDPLKSYADALTKDDHFPCVLLGYSGGGNLAFEVCKLLEAKGKKVSAIIMIDAFRKRYIPKTMPADIVIMKEEAMAQLGDAASDNALEDLSRYYDLVNFELNDFEGSVKADVYLLTSENRTTFGDRKVDGVPFFHPWSNCTKGNFKEIQGAGNHEDMLKKPWLGTNSQLISQILKAY; this comes from the coding sequence ATGACAACCAGCACCCCAACATTGTTAGGCCTCCTCAATCAACGCGCAGATAATGCCGCTGTATTTTATAAGGAGCAGCACATCTCTCACGGAGAGGTAGATATATTGACACAAAATATTGCGCTTCACCTAATAAATTCAGGTATTCAAAAAGGTGATCGTGTGGCCATTTGCGTCGATCCGGGTCCGGATTTGCCTTTGGCCATTCTGGGAATATTGAAAGCAGGTGCGGTTTTCGTTCCTCTTGATACAAATATTCCAAAGGATCGCATGAAATACATGATCCAGGACAGTGAGGCAAAATACTGTATTTGGAACGGGGCAACCGAAGGTATACATCTTTCAATCGATGAGCTGAAGCAACGCATACAACCTGGAGGACTTCCTTCGGTAGAAGCAAACGATGCTGCTTATGTAATCTATACTTCCGGTACGACTGGTAAACCTAAAGGTGTGATCGTGTCGCATGGAGCGATCCTGGCTTACCTCAAATATGCGTGGGATACTTACATCAAACAGGAAGGAAATGAAGTCATTGCGCTGATCACCTCCCCTTCTGTGGACATGACGCTCACATCGCTGTTGCTTCCTTTCATCACCGGGAATACACTCGCCATCTACAATTCGGGATCCAATCTTCAAAACCTGGTTGCTGCCTTAAAAGATGAGCGCGTCACGTTCTTAAAATGTACGCCGACACACTTATCGATGATCTCGGAAGAGAACGCCAGCCATCGAAACATTACCACCTTCGTCGTTGGAGGGGAAGCATTGACTCGAACAGAAGCGATACGCATTTCCAACCTTTTCCAAAAAGCAGATATTTTCAATGAATATGGACCTACCGAAGCAACAGTGGGTTGTGTTGTCCAGCAATACGATGGATTGGCCAGTAGTGCGTATGTGCCCATCGGACAACCTGTTCCTAGTGCTTCGATCCTCCTGCTGGATTCAAATCAACAACCAGTTCAAGCAGGTGAGAAAGGTGAACTCTATATCGGTGGAGATTGTCTGGCAATGGGTTACCTGAACAATCCTAAGGCTACAGCAGCTCGCTTCGTAGAAATTGAGGGCGACCGATATTACCGCAGTGGTGATGTGGTCCAATATCAGCAAGGCACCCTGCAATACCTGGGACGGGAAGATGATCAAGTCAAAATCCGGGGTTATCGGGTAGAACCTGCTGAAATCTCAGAAGTAATCCTAAGCTATCCGGGCATAGAAAATGCCAATGTGAGCAAGGAAGGTCATCAATTACATGCTTACTTAAAGACCAAAGACGTGGAATTGGAAGAGCTGATGGCATTCCTTTCCAAAAAGCTACCTTCCTGGATGGTCCCTACACAATACTTCCTGTCAGACCACTGGATGGTCAAGGCCAATGGAAAGCTGGATCTGGAGCAAATGCGTTCCAATGCAAAAAAACTTACTTCCACTGATCAGCCTTCTTTAGAAGATACCGAAAATATTACGGACCTCATTAAACGATTGATCATTGCCAACAGCAGGATCAAACGGCTAACGAAAGGAACTAACTTGTTTCATGCAGGAATGGAGTCCATTCAATTGGTCAATCTGGTGGTAGATCTTGAAGAACAATTCAATTGCCGGATCAGCATGGGGCCAGTTGTATGTTCCCCTACTCTGGAAACACTGGTGCGGTCTGTTCAAACCGCAAGGGATCAGCCGGTCTTTTCAAAATTCAATGAAGGGATCGACGCAACTGCCGTTTACTGCTTTCCGGCGGCCATAGGTGGTCCCATGGCATTTCGAGAACTGATCAAAGGCGATCAGGACCATTTGTATCGCACGCTGGAAGATCCCGGGAAATTCATGGATCCGCTGAAAAGTTACGCTGATGCCCTTACAAAGGATGACCATTTCCCCTGCGTACTTTTGGGGTACAGTGGTGGTGGCAATCTTGCTTTTGAAGTCTGTAAGCTCCTGGAAGCCAAAGGCAAGAAAGTTTCAGCGATCATCATGATCGATGCATTCCGAAAACGATACATTCCCAAAACCATGCCTGCGGATATTGTGATCATGAAAGAAGAAGCCATGGCACAATTGGGCGATGCCGCCAGTGACAATGCCCTGGAAGACTTGTCTCGATACTACGATCTGGTCAATTTTGAACTCAATGATTTTGAAGGATCCGTAAAAGCTGACGTGTACCTACTTACATCCGAAAACCGGACTACCTTTGGCGACAGAAAAGTGGATGGAGTCCCTTTCTTTCACCCCTGGAGCAATTGTACAAAAGGAAATTTCAAAGAAATTCAAGGAGCCGGCAATCACGAGGACATGCTCAAAAAACCCTGGTTGGGCACAAACTCTCAATTGATCAGCCAGATCCTTAAAGCCTATTAA
- a CDS encoding TIR domain-containing protein, with product MKVYLGGTVNGSSWRDYVISNIDIEYFNPVVDDWNEEAHERELYERRHCHFSLYVITPKLTGFYSLAEVTDDAIKRPDRTIYCYLKEDGGDEFTEDQLVSLDQIGKRVERNGGHWFQNLDQVIHHLNAAKKQSEGFEVGDRENLDAYISYGRKSSREFVKDMSDYLTKEGIHTWHDDGLVPLEIRHLDQVNRLIEKADNFIFVISSHAVRSEYALRELEYAKKLKKRIIPVMHEQPHAYLDNLPFEIRQGKILYYTGGGQAQELFDHIHDVILEEREYVQKHTELLQKGLQWQLADQDPRLLLYGLDRIEASKWLKTTFENVRPPAVPSEIHLSFIEASEALNISKQLLHFLNRLTSFLTERKAFDNFIGIVSLANPISLVPQLITVLNSDDLSSVSEYTFGLFAFLNLCFALVGIKQKNLGMFISMFLSMIMNLWIIGVKLFPEIF from the coding sequence ATGAAAGTATATTTAGGTGGGACGGTCAACGGTTCGAGTTGGAGAGACTATGTGATATCAAACATCGATATCGAGTACTTCAACCCTGTGGTCGATGACTGGAATGAAGAAGCACATGAACGAGAATTGTACGAACGCCGGCATTGTCATTTCTCACTCTATGTGATCACTCCTAAGCTGACTGGCTTTTACTCGCTTGCTGAGGTCACGGATGACGCGATAAAAAGACCGGATCGGACGATCTATTGCTACCTGAAAGAGGATGGAGGTGATGAATTCACCGAAGATCAATTGGTTTCACTCGATCAGATTGGGAAACGAGTGGAGCGGAATGGCGGTCATTGGTTCCAAAACCTGGATCAGGTCATCCATCACCTTAATGCGGCTAAAAAGCAATCTGAAGGCTTTGAAGTAGGTGATCGTGAAAACCTTGACGCCTACATTTCTTATGGACGGAAGAGCAGTAGGGAGTTCGTCAAAGACATGTCAGACTATCTGACGAAAGAAGGCATTCACACCTGGCATGATGACGGTCTGGTACCGCTCGAGATCCGGCATTTAGATCAAGTGAATCGGCTTATTGAAAAAGCAGATAATTTCATTTTCGTAATTTCTTCTCATGCCGTCAGATCCGAGTACGCCCTCAGGGAATTAGAATATGCGAAAAAGCTGAAGAAGCGAATCATACCTGTTATGCATGAGCAGCCTCACGCGTATCTGGACAATCTCCCTTTTGAGATTCGACAGGGCAAGATTCTATATTATACCGGAGGAGGACAGGCACAAGAATTGTTCGATCATATTCATGATGTAATTCTGGAAGAGCGTGAGTATGTTCAAAAACACACGGAGCTCCTGCAAAAGGGATTGCAGTGGCAATTAGCAGACCAGGACCCAAGACTTCTCCTATATGGACTCGATCGTATAGAGGCATCAAAGTGGCTGAAAACAACCTTTGAAAATGTAAGGCCTCCGGCGGTTCCTTCCGAAATTCACCTTTCATTCATTGAAGCATCCGAAGCACTCAACATCTCGAAGCAGCTGCTGCACTTCCTAAACCGGCTGACCTCCTTTCTCACGGAAAGGAAAGCTTTCGATAACTTTATTGGCATCGTCTCTTTGGCCAATCCAATTTCACTTGTACCTCAGCTCATCACCGTACTGAATTCAGATGACCTATCCTCTGTATCGGAGTACACTTTTGGCCTATTTGCGTTCCTCAATCTCTGTTTTGCCCTGGTAGGAATCAAGCAAAAGAACCTTGGGATGTTCATCAGTATGTTCCTGAGTATGATCATGAATTTATGGATCATTGGCGTGAAGTTGTTTCCTGAGATATTTTAG
- a CDS encoding Rrf2 family transcriptional regulator, which produces MRASTDFTKAIQICLFLNLKEGEFKSSTQLAESVDTNPVVVRRLLAKLKKNGIVDSIAGAQGGFLLAKAPEQISLWTIYKAVQEEQLFARHKINDDCDISCNLELLIKDTFDEAELAMRPSLEKSNVANLSTQLVEILDLSIA; this is translated from the coding sequence ATGCGTGCCAGTACCGACTTCACCAAAGCCATCCAGATCTGTTTATTCCTGAACTTGAAAGAGGGAGAATTTAAATCCTCCACCCAGCTTGCAGAAAGCGTGGACACCAATCCCGTGGTTGTTCGCCGACTTCTGGCCAAACTCAAAAAGAATGGCATCGTAGATAGCATCGCTGGTGCACAAGGTGGGTTCCTCCTGGCCAAAGCGCCTGAACAAATCTCACTTTGGACCATTTACAAAGCTGTGCAGGAAGAGCAACTATTTGCCCGCCATAAAATCAATGACGACTGTGATATCAGCTGTAACCTGGAATTGCTGATCAAAGACACCTTTGACGAGGCTGAGCTTGCTATGAGGCCTTCTTTAGAAAAATCCAACGTGGCCAATTTATCCACTCAATTGGTTGAAATCCTTGATTTATCGATAGCCTGA